A window of Methanolobus sediminis contains these coding sequences:
- a CDS encoding DUF1638 domain-containing protein, producing MPLLTILSCKILQDEIVHILENDNSVDEILVVGNGQEEDFILKLKKADLEFCLLSPAKLRSDTEKYRNDPEKYTVMIYIVELALHEFPKILKTEIYKLIDELSTCSNGILMFYGLCGNVFDKIESDYAHLEGSCPVRILRDNVRTVDDCVGATLGGCQEYLTTLKKFSEHGTFLFTPMFAHAWREIMRVDPEKPEKTIKMLKKVNEVTGYKRVAKIQTGLTYTENFDEKVDEFAEIFDFEVLEIEGGQSLFEKCYSDIKEELLGKSS from the coding sequence ATGCCATTACTGACAATACTATCATGCAAGATCCTTCAGGATGAGATCGTGCACATACTTGAAAATGACAATTCTGTAGATGAGATTCTCGTAGTTGGTAACGGTCAGGAAGAAGACTTTATCCTCAAACTCAAAAAAGCAGATCTGGAATTTTGTTTACTGTCACCTGCAAAACTCCGTTCTGATACTGAAAAGTACAGGAACGATCCTGAAAAGTACACAGTAATGATCTATATAGTTGAACTCGCATTGCATGAGTTTCCCAAGATCCTCAAAACTGAGATCTACAAGCTGATAGATGAACTTAGTACATGTTCAAATGGCATCCTGATGTTCTACGGTTTATGTGGGAATGTATTTGACAAGATAGAGTCTGATTATGCTCATCTTGAAGGATCATGTCCTGTCAGGATACTGAGGGACAATGTACGTACTGTGGATGATTGTGTCGGTGCAACTCTTGGAGGTTGTCAGGAGTATCTGACGACGCTGAAAAAATTCAGTGAACATGGTACGTTCCTTTTCACACCAATGTTTGCTCATGCATGGCGTGAGATTATGAGAGTTGATCCTGAGAAACCTGAAAAGACTATAAAGATGCTTAAGAAGGTCAACGAAGTGACAGGATACAAGCGGGTTGCAAAGATTCAGACAGGACTCACATATACTGAGAATTTCGATGAAAAAGTGGATGAGTTCGCAGAGATATTTGATTTCGAGGTCCTTGAGATTGAAGGTGGACAGAGTCTTTTTGAGAAATGTTATTCAGATATTAAAGAAGAGCTTCTTGGAAAATCCTCTTGA
- the msrA gene encoding peptide-methionine (S)-S-oxide reductase MsrA, which translates to MLSKGELPGDGTLSQENLLRDGVLLKEELLSKGYEKATFAAGCFWGVEAVFRKVQGVDFTQVGYTGGNKENPTYKEVCMGNTGHAEAVELLFDPSIVSYDKLLELFWELHDPTSLNKQGPDVGTQYRSAIFYHNEEQKNKAMSSKKELELSHRFKKPIVTQIMPAGPFYRAEEYHQQYFEKTGTEGGCILKY; encoded by the coding sequence ATGTTATCAAAAGGGGAATTACCTGGCGATGGGACGTTATCACAAGAGAATTTACTACGTGATGGGGTCTTATTAAAAGAGGAATTACTCAGCAAAGGTTATGAAAAAGCGACTTTTGCAGCAGGTTGTTTCTGGGGTGTTGAGGCAGTATTCAGAAAAGTGCAAGGCGTTGATTTTACACAGGTAGGTTATACAGGTGGAAACAAGGAAAATCCTACCTATAAGGAAGTCTGCATGGGCAATACAGGGCATGCAGAGGCTGTGGAGCTACTCTTTGATCCTTCAATAGTTTCATATGATAAATTACTGGAGCTTTTCTGGGAACTGCACGACCCTACAAGTCTTAATAAACAGGGCCCGGATGTAGGGACTCAGTATCGTTCTGCTATATTCTATCATAATGAAGAGCAGAAGAACAAAGCTATGTCTTCTAAAAAAGAACTCGAACTATCACATCGTTTTAAAAAGCCCATAGTAACACAGATAATGCCTGCAGGTCCGTTCTACAGGGCAGAGGAATATCATCAGCAGTATTTTGAAAAGACCGGTACTGAAGGTGGCTGCATACTTAAATATTGA
- a CDS encoding cytochrome b5 domain-containing protein, translated as MQEFTLEEVARYNGIDNEKVYVVYAGQVYDVSASEFWETGEHMGLHEAGTDLTESLDMEAPHEVDALDSFPVVGKIKE; from the coding sequence ATGCAGGAATTTACACTTGAAGAGGTAGCCAGGTACAATGGTATCGATAATGAGAAAGTTTATGTTGTTTATGCAGGCCAGGTCTATGATGTAAGTGCCAGTGAGTTCTGGGAAACAGGAGAACACATGGGCTTACATGAAGCAGGAACCGATTTAACCGAGTCCCTGGATATGGAAGCTCCACATGAAGTAGATGCATTGGACAGTTTTCCGGTTGTTGGAAAGATCAAAGAGTGA
- a CDS encoding adenylyltransferase/cytidyltransferase family protein produces the protein MFIGGSITGDVLVRVLATGTFDLLHPGHIHYLSEAKKLGDELYVIVARESMIRHKPRPIITDEQRLEMVSSLKIVDNALLGSESDIFDPIMQIMPDIIALGYDQGFDASQLENDLHSRGFDCKVVRIDSSLECSLCGSAKIVKKVLERYQE, from the coding sequence TTGTTTATAGGAGGCAGCATAACAGGTGATGTTTTGGTACGAGTACTTGCAACAGGAACATTCGATCTGCTTCATCCGGGACATATCCATTATCTGAGCGAAGCAAAAAAACTTGGTGACGAACTTTACGTTATTGTCGCCAGAGAGTCCATGATAAGACACAAACCAAGACCAATAATAACAGATGAGCAGAGATTGGAAATGGTCAGCTCTCTGAAAATAGTAGATAATGCTCTTCTTGGTAGCGAGTCTGATATTTTTGATCCTATAATGCAGATAATGCCTGATATAATTGCACTTGGATATGACCAGGGTTTTGATGCATCTCAGCTTGAGAATGATCTGCATTCCAGAGGCTTTGATTGCAAGGTTGTCAGAATAGACAGTTCACTTGAGTGTTCTTTGTGTGGTAGTGCAAAAATCGTAAAAAAAGTGCTTGAAAGATATCAGGAATAA
- a CDS encoding pyridoxal phosphate-dependent aminotransferase, protein MASSRLKRVEESATMKAANAANKMKEDGIDVISFTLGEPDFDTPKHICDAAADAMYRGETHYSPGAGIPDLKKAIANKLCTENKLDAKASEIVVTPGAKQAIFEIMMSVLDDNDEAILFDPAWVSYDPAIKFAGANTTWVPTDPENGFKPVDLEEYINEKTKLIVVNSPGNPTGAVYDKQTLKNIADVAIDNDILVLSDEIYEKIIYDQEHVSIGSFEGMQDRTITVNGFSKAYAMTGWRLGYVHARPDIIKPIMKIQSHSVSSATTFVQYGGIAALEGPQDPVAEMVERFKMRRDILVDGLNAIGIKCQKPGGAFYAFADVSEYADGDTVAEKLLLDAHVAVTPGSAFGESGKNFIRISYATSIERIQEGLERIKAALV, encoded by the coding sequence ATGGCATCATCAAGATTAAAGAGGGTGGAAGAGTCAGCAACGATGAAAGCTGCAAATGCTGCCAACAAAATGAAAGAGGATGGTATCGATGTTATAAGTTTCACATTAGGTGAACCTGATTTTGATACTCCTAAACATATTTGTGATGCAGCAGCAGATGCGATGTACAGGGGGGAGACACACTATTCACCGGGAGCAGGAATTCCTGACTTGAAAAAAGCTATTGCTAATAAGCTTTGCACAGAGAATAAACTGGATGCAAAGGCTTCTGAAATAGTTGTCACACCTGGTGCAAAGCAGGCTATTTTTGAAATCATGATGTCAGTTCTTGACGATAATGATGAGGCAATACTCTTTGATCCTGCATGGGTTTCATACGACCCCGCCATAAAATTTGCAGGTGCAAACACAACATGGGTTCCAACTGATCCTGAAAATGGATTTAAGCCAGTTGATCTTGAAGAATACATAAATGAGAAAACAAAGCTCATTGTTGTCAATAGCCCTGGAAACCCAACTGGTGCTGTTTATGATAAACAGACACTTAAAAATATAGCTGATGTTGCCATTGACAATGACATCCTTGTACTTTCAGATGAGATCTATGAGAAGATAATCTATGACCAGGAACACGTCAGTATTGGTTCATTTGAAGGAATGCAGGACAGGACCATCACTGTTAACGGATTCTCAAAAGCCTACGCAATGACAGGCTGGAGACTTGGTTATGTTCATGCAAGACCGGACATCATTAAACCGATTATGAAGATACAGTCACATTCAGTCAGCAGTGCAACCACTTTTGTGCAATATGGAGGTATTGCAGCACTTGAAGGGCCACAGGACCCTGTAGCTGAAATGGTTGAAAGGTTCAAAATGAGAAGAGATATTCTTGTAGACGGCCTGAATGCAATTGGAATCAAATGCCAGAAACCAGGCGGTGCATTCTATGCATTTGCAGATGTCAGTGAGTACGCAGATGGAGATACCGTTGCTGAAAAACTCCTGCTGGATGCACACGTAGCAGTTACTCCGGGATCAGCATTTGGAGAAAGCGGGAAGAACTTCATCAGAATTTCCTACGCCACATCAATTGAGAGAATACAGGAAGGACTGGAAAGGATCAAGGCAGCACTTGTCTGA
- the ribH gene encoding 6,7-dimethyl-8-ribityllumazine synthase, giving the protein MTIKLGFVIAEFNRDLTFQMEMLGEEHAKFLGAEVVEKILVPGVYDMPLAIKKLCERDDIDAVATMGIVIEGATQHDEIVVQHAARKITDLSLEYNKPVTLGIAGPGMTRMEAHERVDYGKRAVEAAVKLVQRL; this is encoded by the coding sequence ATGACCATAAAATTGGGATTTGTAATAGCTGAATTTAACAGGGATCTTACATTCCAGATGGAAATGCTTGGTGAAGAGCATGCTAAGTTCCTCGGTGCAGAGGTTGTAGAAAAGATCCTGGTTCCGGGAGTATATGACATGCCACTGGCTATCAAGAAACTCTGCGAACGTGATGACATCGATGCTGTTGCCACCATGGGAATTGTTATCGAAGGTGCAACACAGCACGATGAGATCGTTGTGCAGCATGCAGCAAGAAAGATCACCGATCTCTCACTGGAATATAACAAGCCTGTAACACTGGGAATTGCAGGTCCGGGAATGACCAGAATGGAAGCACACGAGCGTGTGGATTACGGAAAGCGTGCTGTTGAAGCTGCTGTCAAGCTGGTACAGCGCTTGTAA
- the ribC gene encoding riboflavin synthase: MPTIGVVDTTFARFNMGKAAIDEIQQNMSAKIIRRTVPGVKDLPVAAKKLIEEEGCEIVMALGMPGSKEQDKICAHEASTGIIQAQLMTNTHIIEVFVHEDEARDENELVFLMDQRSREHALNVVKMLSRPEKMIKEAGTGQRQGFEDVGPARM, from the coding sequence ATGCCAACAATAGGAGTCGTTGACACTACATTTGCACGCTTCAATATGGGAAAAGCAGCCATAGATGAGATACAGCAGAATATGTCTGCAAAGATTATACGCAGGACTGTTCCTGGTGTCAAGGATCTTCCGGTTGCTGCTAAAAAGCTCATAGAGGAAGAGGGATGCGAGATAGTCATGGCTCTTGGCATGCCTGGCAGCAAAGAACAGGATAAGATCTGTGCCCACGAAGCATCCACCGGAATAATCCAGGCACAGCTTATGACAAACACCCATATCATAGAGGTCTTTGTCCATGAGGATGAAGCAAGGGACGAAAATGAACTTGTGTTCCTCATGGACCAGAGGTCAAGGGAACATGCACTCAATGTTGTTAAAATGCTGAGCAGACCTGAGAAAATGATTAAGGAAGCAGGCACCGGTCAGAGACAGGGCTTTGAAGATGTTGGCCCTGCAAGGATGTAA
- a CDS encoding pyridoxal-phosphate-dependent aminotransferase family protein, with translation MDLEDTLLMMPGPVPVAPRVLRAMSKPMINHRGAEFSAMYDDCCEILADVFQTKNDIFIISGSGSAGMEAAVGCTVGKDDVVVTLENGKFGERFKKIADRYGKVNPLENEWGYSFDLAEVEKKLEEGAKAVTLVHNETSAGIQNPAKEIGKLAKKHDALFIMDGVTTLGGDDVKVDEWGVDIAIVGSQKCLAAPPGLSMVSVSERAFEAMDEKGELPYYLDLKAYKKSGDKSQTPYTPAVPLFFGLQEALHIVKEEGMPARINRHATCAEAVRAAVAAMGIEMLPQLDEFSQYSNTVSAMKAPEGVTGNDIKKDMLARGITIAGGQDRLSGKIFRIGSMGNVQPKDIMLTIQELEVVLKKRGVISGLGAGVEAASEVLDSLL, from the coding sequence ATGGATCTTGAAGATACACTTCTTATGATGCCAGGACCGGTTCCGGTCGCACCTCGCGTTCTCAGGGCAATGTCAAAACCTATGATAAACCACAGGGGAGCAGAGTTCTCAGCAATGTATGATGACTGCTGTGAGATTCTGGCAGATGTTTTTCAGACAAAGAATGATATTTTTATTATAAGCGGTTCAGGCAGTGCCGGTATGGAAGCTGCTGTGGGCTGCACAGTGGGAAAAGATGACGTGGTGGTAACTCTTGAGAACGGAAAGTTCGGAGAGAGATTCAAGAAAATAGCAGACAGGTATGGAAAAGTAAACCCACTGGAAAATGAATGGGGTTACTCATTTGACCTTGCAGAAGTAGAGAAGAAACTCGAAGAAGGTGCAAAGGCCGTCACACTTGTTCACAACGAGACCTCAGCAGGTATACAGAACCCTGCAAAAGAAATTGGAAAACTCGCAAAGAAGCATGATGCACTCTTTATCATGGACGGTGTCACAACCCTTGGTGGCGATGACGTAAAGGTCGACGAATGGGGAGTTGACATTGCAATTGTAGGTTCACAGAAATGCCTTGCAGCACCACCAGGACTTTCAATGGTATCTGTCAGTGAGCGTGCTTTTGAAGCAATGGACGAGAAAGGCGAACTTCCATATTACTTAGACCTTAAGGCATACAAGAAGAGCGGTGACAAGTCACAGACACCTTACACACCTGCAGTCCCTCTGTTCTTCGGACTTCAGGAGGCATTGCATATCGTAAAGGAAGAAGGCATGCCAGCAAGGATCAACCGTCATGCAACATGTGCTGAAGCTGTAAGGGCAGCTGTTGCTGCAATGGGCATTGAGATGCTTCCACAGCTCGATGAATTCAGCCAGTATTCTAACACTGTTTCAGCCATGAAAGCTCCTGAGGGAGTCACAGGCAATGACATCAAGAAAGATATGCTTGCGAGGGGAATCACCATCGCTGGCGGACAGGACCGCCTTAGTGGCAAAATCTTCAGGATCGGAAGCATGGGTAATGTCCAGCCAAAGGACATCATGCTGACAATACAGGAGCTTGAAGTCGTCCTTAAGAAGAGAGGAGTCATATCCGGACTCGGAGCGGGAGTAGAGGCTGCCAGCGAAGTGCTGGACTCACTTCTTTAA